The following proteins are co-located in the Bradyrhizobium sp. AZCC 2176 genome:
- the thrC gene encoding threonine synthase: protein MTRYISTRGEAPVLGFCDVMLTGLARDGGLYVPEVWPQLSHETIAGFFGRPYWEVAVDVIKPFTAGEISDADLGRMANEAYATFRHPAVVPLNQVGPNQFVLELFHGPTLAFKDVAMQLISRLMDHVLAKRNQRTTIVVATSGDTGGAAVDAFAGLDNVDLVVLFPNGRISDVQRRMMTTTGASNVHALAIEGTFDDCQAIVKAMFNHHGFRDAVSLSGVNSINWARIVAQVVYYFTSATALGAPARTVDFTVPTGNFGDIFAGYVAKKMGLPVRWLRIASNVNDILPRTLKTGIYEVREVHASASPSMDIQVSSNFERLLFEASRRDADSVRRLMGSLKQSGRFVLPDAMLAAIREEFDAGRADETETAAAIRAAWREAGDLVDPHTAVALAVADRDTSDSRIPNIVLSTAHPAKFPDAVEAACGVRPQLPAWLDGLMTKSEHITVMKNDSAEVERFVRSVSRAAKQGVAG from the coding sequence TTGACGCGCTATATTTCGACACGGGGGGAGGCCCCCGTCCTGGGTTTCTGCGATGTGATGCTGACCGGGCTTGCACGCGACGGCGGCCTCTACGTGCCTGAGGTCTGGCCGCAACTCTCGCATGAGACTATCGCCGGATTTTTCGGCCGGCCCTATTGGGAAGTCGCCGTCGACGTGATCAAGCCGTTTACTGCGGGGGAAATCTCCGACGCCGATCTCGGCCGCATGGCGAACGAGGCCTACGCCACCTTCCGCCATCCGGCCGTCGTGCCGCTCAACCAGGTCGGGCCCAATCAATTCGTGCTGGAGCTGTTCCACGGCCCGACGCTGGCGTTCAAGGACGTCGCGATGCAGTTGATCTCGCGGCTGATGGATCACGTGCTGGCCAAACGCAACCAGCGCACCACCATCGTGGTCGCAACCTCAGGCGATACCGGCGGCGCCGCGGTCGATGCGTTCGCGGGTCTCGACAATGTGGATCTGGTCGTGCTGTTCCCGAACGGGCGCATCTCCGACGTGCAGCGGCGGATGATGACGACGACGGGCGCGTCCAACGTGCATGCGCTGGCGATCGAAGGCACCTTCGACGACTGTCAGGCGATCGTGAAGGCGATGTTCAACCATCACGGTTTTCGCGATGCGGTCTCGCTGTCGGGCGTCAACTCGATCAACTGGGCGCGGATCGTCGCGCAGGTGGTGTATTATTTCACTTCTGCCACAGCTCTCGGCGCGCCCGCGCGCACGGTCGATTTCACGGTGCCGACCGGCAATTTCGGCGACATTTTTGCGGGCTATGTCGCGAAGAAAATGGGCCTGCCGGTCCGCTGGCTGCGCATCGCCTCCAACGTCAACGACATCCTGCCGCGCACGCTCAAGACCGGCATCTATGAGGTACGCGAGGTCCACGCCTCCGCCTCGCCCTCGATGGACATCCAGGTCTCCTCGAATTTCGAGCGGCTGCTGTTCGAGGCGAGCCGCCGCGATGCCGACAGCGTTCGCCGGCTGATGGGCTCGCTGAAACAATCCGGACGTTTTGTGCTGCCGGATGCCATGCTGGCTGCGATCCGCGAGGAATTTGACGCCGGCCGCGCCGACGAGACCGAGACGGCCGCCGCGATCCGCGCCGCCTGGCGTGAGGCCGGCGACCTCGTCGATCCCCATACCGCGGTGGCGTTGGCGGTGGCCGATCGCGATACCTCGGATTCGAGAATACCCAACATCGTACTGTCGACCGCGCATCCGGCCAAGTTCCCCGATGCGGTGGAAGCCGCCTGCGGCGTGCGGCCGCAACTGCCGGCATGGCTCGACGGTCTCATGACCAAGTCCGAACACATCACGGTGATGAAAAACGATTCAGCAGAAGTGGAGCGATTCGTGCGCTCGGTGAGCCGTGCCGCGAAGCAGGGAGTTGCCGGATGA
- a CDS encoding lipoprotein-releasing ABC transporter permease subunit yields the protein MENPPRPLPFSAFEWLVSGRYLRARRKEGFISVIAGFSFLGIMLGVATLIIVMAVMNGFRKELIDKIVGLNGHLVVQPLESSLTDWKDVTERIRQVPGIRLAAPVVDGPALASSAQNASGVLIRGIRPDDLNQLASITSNIQQGSLDAFEQGQGVAIGRRLADQLSLRVGDNITLVAPDGAVTSKGAAPRIKPYKVAAVFSLDMSEYDSVMVFLPLAEAQAYFKRADDVSAIEIFIDASPDRVDEFRRPVADAAGRPVFLVDWRRRTSAFFAALQVERNVMFLILTLIVLVAALNIVSGLIMLVKDKGSDIAILRTIGASRGAIMRVFLIAGAAIGVIGTLTGLLVGMLVCLNIESIRQFLSWLTNTELFPPKLYFLSKLPAEVDFGETAGVVVMALTLSFLATLYPSWRAARLDPVDALRYG from the coding sequence ATGGAAAATCCCCCGCGCCCATTGCCTTTCTCAGCATTCGAATGGCTGGTGTCCGGGCGCTACCTGCGGGCGCGCCGCAAGGAAGGCTTCATCTCCGTCATTGCCGGTTTCTCCTTCCTCGGCATCATGCTCGGCGTTGCGACGCTGATTATCGTGATGGCCGTCATGAACGGTTTTCGCAAGGAATTGATCGACAAGATCGTCGGCCTCAATGGCCATCTTGTGGTGCAACCGCTCGAATCGTCGCTGACCGACTGGAAGGACGTCACTGAACGCATCCGTCAGGTTCCTGGCATACGGCTGGCCGCTCCCGTGGTGGATGGTCCGGCGCTGGCATCGTCGGCGCAGAATGCCTCAGGCGTACTGATTCGCGGCATTCGCCCCGATGATCTCAACCAGCTTGCCTCGATCACCAGCAACATCCAGCAGGGCTCGCTGGACGCATTTGAGCAGGGACAGGGGGTCGCCATCGGGCGCAGGCTTGCTGATCAATTGTCGCTGCGTGTCGGCGACAACATCACGCTGGTTGCGCCAGACGGCGCCGTGACGTCGAAGGGTGCGGCGCCTCGTATCAAGCCGTACAAGGTCGCGGCGGTGTTCAGCCTCGACATGTCGGAATATGATTCCGTGATGGTTTTTCTGCCGCTCGCCGAGGCGCAGGCTTATTTCAAGCGCGCCGATGATGTGAGTGCCATCGAAATATTCATCGACGCCAGTCCCGACAGGGTCGACGAATTCCGAAGGCCGGTGGCAGACGCCGCCGGGCGGCCGGTGTTCCTTGTCGACTGGCGCCGGCGCACCTCGGCGTTTTTCGCAGCGCTTCAGGTCGAACGCAACGTCATGTTTCTGATCCTGACCTTGATCGTGCTGGTCGCCGCGCTGAACATCGTCTCGGGTCTGATCATGCTCGTGAAGGACAAGGGCAGCGATATCGCCATTCTGCGTACGATAGGCGCATCGCGCGGGGCGATCATGCGGGTGTTCCTGATCGCAGGCGCTGCGATCGGCGTGATCGGCACGCTGACCGGATTGCTCGTCGGCATGCTGGTTTGCCTGAACATCGAATCGATCCGGCAATTCCTGTCCTGGCTCACCAACACTGAATTGTTTCCACCAAAACTCTACTTTCTGTCGAAGCTGCCGGCGGAGGTCGATTTTGGCGAAACCGCCGGCGTCGTGGTCATGGCGCTGACGCTGTCCTTCCTCGCGACGCTCTATCCATCCTGGCGCGCCGCGCGGCTCGATCCGGTCGACGCGCTTCGCTATGGGTAG
- a CDS encoding Crp/Fnr family transcriptional regulator, with product MNSSSNADFSTILNRILDTAADNLRIAKILVQMGLDPNNITYDALLNRLLEIVLANITLANMFAVIGATFLVATLLMHTMVPLRIANMVGCTFFVVFGALSGSVGTFILYLLFLPINAIRLRQMLKLIKRARIATEGDTSLEWLKPFMTQRKYRKGDKLCSKGDAANEMFLIITGKFLVTEFSVELPPGSLMGELGFLTPKNRRTATIECIEGGHVLTIEYDKLLEIYFQNPEFGYYFLILTSHRLLENNAKLEEIIAQNKIAPPIAVASGTVEL from the coding sequence ATGAACTCGAGCAGCAACGCAGATTTTTCGACAATACTAAACCGCATTCTTGATACGGCGGCGGACAATCTCAGGATCGCAAAGATTCTGGTTCAAATGGGTCTCGATCCCAACAACATCACCTACGATGCCCTACTCAACCGGCTGCTAGAAATTGTGCTGGCCAACATCACGCTTGCCAATATGTTCGCTGTGATTGGTGCCACCTTTCTTGTAGCTACGTTGCTGATGCATACAATGGTGCCGCTGCGCATCGCGAACATGGTCGGCTGTACATTCTTCGTCGTCTTTGGCGCGCTCTCCGGAAGCGTCGGGACTTTTATCCTGTATCTGCTTTTCCTGCCGATCAATGCAATTCGCCTCCGCCAAATGCTCAAACTGATCAAGAGGGCACGCATAGCCACAGAGGGCGATACCTCATTGGAATGGCTCAAACCTTTCATGACCCAGCGCAAATATCGCAAGGGCGACAAATTGTGCAGCAAGGGCGATGCAGCCAACGAAATGTTTTTGATCATCACCGGAAAATTCCTGGTCACCGAATTCAGCGTAGAGCTTCCGCCTGGAAGTCTGATGGGCGAGCTTGGCTTCCTGACGCCGAAAAATCGACGGACGGCGACGATCGAGTGCATCGAGGGCGGTCATGTGCTGACAATTGAGTATGATAAGTTGCTGGAGATCTACTTTCAAAATCCGGAATTTGGTTATTACTTCCTCATCCTCACCAGTCACCGCCTGCTGGAGAATAATGCAAAGCTTGAAGAAATCATCGCACAGAACAAAATCGCACCGCCGATTGCAGTCGCGAGCGGTACGGTTGAACTTTAG
- a CDS encoding (R)-mandelonitrile lyase: MEIKRSGSRPSGKGPAEYFTGSVRVDPLFQAPDPARVAGASVTFEPGARTAWHTHPLGQTLIVTSGRGWVQVWGGRVEKIHPGDVVWFPPGEKHWHGATPTTAMTHIAVQERLDGKTVDWMEKVSDEQYRA; the protein is encoded by the coding sequence ATGGAAATCAAGCGAAGCGGCTCGCGACCATCCGGCAAAGGGCCCGCCGAATATTTCACCGGCAGCGTGCGCGTCGATCCGCTGTTCCAGGCTCCAGATCCCGCGCGCGTCGCCGGCGCCAGTGTCACCTTCGAGCCCGGCGCGCGGACCGCATGGCATACCCATCCCCTGGGACAGACCCTGATCGTCACATCCGGCCGCGGCTGGGTGCAGGTCTGGGGCGGGCGCGTCGAGAAAATTCACCCGGGCGACGTCGTCTGGTTTCCGCCAGGCGAAAAGCACTGGCATGGTGCGACGCCGACCACGGCCATGACGCACATCGCCGTCCAGGAGCGGCTCGACGGCAAGACAGTCGACTGGATGGAGAAGGTCAGTGACGAGCAATACCGGGCTTGA
- the paoC gene encoding aldehyde oxidoreductase molybdenum-binding subunit PaoC: protein MKFETSATTNPIDQMKVVGKAFSRIDGPLKTTGTAPYAYERHDVVSNPAYGYVVGSAIAKGRIAGMDLSKAKAAPGVLAIVTADNAGKLDKSRLNTAVLLGGPEIQHYHQAIAVVVAETFEQARAAAQLIRVDYAPEKGAFDLASLLNTAKPNPITNGPADTAVGDFAAAFAAAPVRLDARYSTPDEAHAMMEPHATIAAWEGDKLTLWTSNQMIAWNKAEMAKILGMQAANVRLDSPFIGGGFGGKLFPRADALLAALGARAAKRPVKVALQRPLMFNNTTHRPATIQRIRIGATRDGKITAIGHESWSGDLPGGKADGAVSQTRLLYAGAHRMTATRLATLDLAEGNAMRAPGEATGMMALEIAVDEMAEKLGMDPIEFRILNDTQVDPEKPERPFSQRQLVECLRTGAERFGWSKRNPQPGRVRDGRWRVGIGAAAAFRNNLLTKSAARVRLDNKGVVTVETDMTDIGTGSYTIIAQTAAEMMGVPLEKVKVRLGDSAFPVSSGSGGQWGGNNSTAGVYAACVKLREAIAQKLGFNSTETAFVDGEVRAGNRSVPLAQAAADGGITAEDEIEYGDLARKYQQSTFGAHFVEVGVDAATAEIRVRRMLAVCAAGRILNPKTARSQVIGAMTMGVGAALMEELVVDKRAGFFVNHDLAAYEVPVHADIPHQEMFFLDETDPMSSPMKAKGVAELGICGVAAAVANAVYNATGVRVRDYPITLDKLLEQMPDVG, encoded by the coding sequence ATGAAGTTCGAGACATCAGCGACGACCAATCCGATCGACCAGATGAAGGTCGTCGGCAAAGCCTTCAGCCGCATCGATGGCCCGCTCAAGACGACCGGCACGGCGCCCTATGCCTACGAGCGCCACGACGTCGTTTCGAACCCGGCCTATGGCTACGTGGTCGGCTCGGCGATCGCGAAGGGCCGAATTGCCGGGATGGATCTGAGCAAGGCCAAGGCCGCGCCTGGTGTGCTGGCCATCGTCACGGCCGATAACGCCGGCAAGCTCGACAAGAGCAGGCTCAACACGGCGGTGCTGCTCGGCGGTCCGGAGATCCAGCATTATCATCAGGCCATCGCGGTCGTCGTCGCCGAAACCTTTGAACAGGCGCGCGCCGCCGCGCAACTGATCCGCGTCGACTACGCCCCCGAAAAGGGCGCCTTCGATCTCGCCTCGTTGCTGAACACGGCAAAGCCCAATCCGATCACGAACGGTCCTGCCGATACCGCGGTCGGCGACTTCGCCGCTGCGTTTGCGGCAGCACCAGTCCGGCTCGATGCGCGCTACTCAACGCCCGATGAAGCGCATGCCATGATGGAGCCGCATGCGACGATCGCCGCATGGGAGGGCGACAAGCTCACACTATGGACCTCCAACCAGATGATCGCCTGGAACAAGGCCGAGATGGCCAAGATCCTGGGCATGCAGGCGGCGAACGTTCGCCTCGATTCGCCGTTCATCGGCGGTGGATTTGGCGGCAAGCTGTTCCCGCGCGCTGACGCGCTGCTGGCCGCGCTCGGTGCCCGCGCCGCGAAACGGCCGGTGAAGGTCGCGCTGCAGCGTCCCCTGATGTTCAACAACACCACGCATCGGCCGGCAACGATCCAGCGCATCCGCATCGGCGCGACGCGGGACGGCAAGATCACGGCGATCGGTCATGAAAGCTGGTCGGGCGATCTGCCAGGCGGCAAGGCGGACGGCGCGGTGAGCCAGACGCGGCTGCTCTATGCCGGCGCCCACCGCATGACCGCCACGCGGCTCGCGACGCTCGATCTGGCTGAAGGCAATGCCATGCGCGCGCCGGGCGAGGCGACGGGCATGATGGCGCTGGAAATCGCCGTCGACGAAATGGCCGAGAAGCTCGGCATGGATCCGATCGAGTTTCGCATCCTCAATGACACCCAGGTCGATCCGGAAAAGCCGGAGCGGCCGTTCTCGCAGCGTCAGCTCGTCGAGTGCCTGCGTACCGGCGCCGAGCGCTTCGGCTGGAGCAAGCGCAACCCGCAGCCGGGCAGGGTCCGCGACGGACGCTGGCGAGTCGGCATTGGCGCAGCCGCGGCTTTCCGCAACAATCTGCTGACGAAGTCGGCGGCGCGGGTTCGGCTCGATAACAAAGGTGTCGTCACCGTCGAGACCGACATGACTGACATCGGCACCGGCAGCTACACCATCATCGCGCAGACCGCGGCCGAGATGATGGGCGTGCCGCTCGAGAAGGTGAAGGTGCGCCTCGGCGACTCGGCCTTCCCGGTGTCATCAGGTTCCGGCGGGCAGTGGGGCGGCAACAACTCCACCGCCGGCGTTTATGCCGCCTGCGTCAAGCTGCGCGAGGCGATCGCGCAGAAACTCGGATTCAACTCCACCGAAACGGCGTTCGTCGATGGCGAGGTGCGCGCGGGCAATCGCAGCGTGCCGCTGGCGCAGGCCGCGGCCGATGGCGGCATCACGGCCGAAGACGAAATCGAGTACGGCGACCTCGCCAGGAAGTACCAGCAATCGACCTTCGGCGCGCACTTCGTTGAAGTCGGCGTCGATGCCGCGACCGCCGAGATCCGCGTGCGGCGGATGCTCGCGGTGTGCGCCGCCGGCCGCATCCTCAATCCCAAGACCGCCCGCAGCCAGGTGATCGGGGCGATGACCATGGGGGTCGGCGCGGCGCTGATGGAAGAACTCGTGGTCGACAAGCGCGCCGGCTTCTTCGTCAATCATGATCTCGCTGCTTACGAGGTGCCGGTCCACGCCGACATTCCACATCAGGAAATGTTCTTCCTCGACGAGACCGATCCGATGTCGTCGCCGATGAAGGCCAAGGGCGTCGCCGAGCTCGGCATCTGCGGCGTGGCGGCAGCGGTTGCCAACGCGGTCTACAACGCTACCGGCGTGCGCGTCCGGGATTATCCGATCACGCTCGACAAGCTGCTGGAGCAAATGCCGGACGTGGGTTGA